A single region of the Aeromicrobium chenweiae genome encodes:
- a CDS encoding YciI family protein, producing the protein MRYMLIMRTPAGFEMPEDVDFTEVVNAMGAFNESLIKAGVLLAGDGLAPPEEGFVVDFDSTPPVVTDGPYTEAKELFNGFWIIQTSTKEEAAEWAKRCPLGPGMRLEVRRVTETEEFDQDNEYIQKEYEWREQLGTDRPVQG; encoded by the coding sequence ATGAGGTACATGCTGATCATGCGCACGCCGGCCGGGTTCGAGATGCCCGAGGACGTCGACTTCACCGAGGTCGTCAACGCCATGGGCGCCTTCAACGAGTCGTTGATCAAGGCCGGCGTCCTGCTGGCCGGTGACGGGCTCGCCCCGCCCGAGGAAGGCTTCGTCGTCGACTTCGACTCCACGCCCCCGGTCGTGACGGACGGCCCTTACACCGAGGCCAAGGAGCTGTTCAACGGGTTCTGGATCATCCAGACCTCCACGAAGGAGGAGGCCGCTGAGTGGGCCAAACGCTGCCCGCTCGGGCCGGGCATGCGGCTGGAGGTGCGCCGGGTGACCGAGACCGAGGAGTTCGACCAGGACAACGAGTACATCCAGAAGGAGTACGAGTGGCGCGAGCAGCTCGGCACCGACAGGCCGGTCCAGGGCTGA
- a CDS encoding aldo/keto reductase, with the protein MTVPTIALNNGVEIPQLGFGVFQIDPSETKDATLTALDVGYRHIDTAEMYGNEKEVGEAIRESGIPRDEIFVTSKLNNGFHAHDDAIKAFEGTLEALGIDKIDLFLIHWPLPGIDVDFVETWKALEEVYRDGRARAIGVSNFQPTHLRRVIQEGEIVPAVNQIEVHPYLTQDDVRAVNAEHGVATEAWSPIAKGTVLDNPVVTGLANDKGKTPAQVVLRWHVQRGDIIFPKSVTRSRVEENFNIFDFELTDGEMGTITALNKDERTGPNPDEFNYVP; encoded by the coding sequence ATGACTGTCCCCACCATTGCCCTCAACAACGGCGTCGAGATCCCGCAGCTCGGTTTCGGCGTCTTCCAGATCGACCCGTCCGAGACCAAGGACGCGACGCTCACCGCCCTCGACGTCGGCTACCGCCACATCGACACCGCGGAGATGTACGGCAACGAGAAGGAAGTCGGCGAGGCGATCCGCGAGTCCGGCATCCCGCGCGACGAGATCTTCGTGACGAGCAAGCTCAACAACGGCTTCCACGCGCACGACGACGCCATCAAGGCGTTCGAGGGCACCCTCGAGGCCCTCGGCATCGACAAGATCGACCTGTTCCTCATCCACTGGCCGCTGCCGGGCATCGACGTCGACTTCGTCGAGACCTGGAAGGCGCTGGAGGAGGTCTACCGTGACGGGCGCGCCCGCGCGATCGGCGTCTCGAACTTCCAGCCGACGCACCTGCGCCGCGTCATCCAGGAGGGCGAGATCGTGCCCGCGGTCAACCAGATCGAGGTGCACCCGTACCTCACGCAGGACGACGTCCGCGCCGTCAACGCCGAGCACGGCGTCGCCACCGAGGCCTGGTCGCCGATCGCCAAGGGGACGGTGCTCGACAACCCGGTCGTGACGGGGCTGGCGAACGACAAGGGCAAGACCCCGGCCCAGGTGGTCCTGCGCTGGCACGTCCAGCGCGGTGACATCATCTTCCCGAAGTCGGTGACCCGCAGCCGCGTCGAGGAGAACTTCAACATCTTCGACTTCGAGCTGACCGACGGCGAGATGGGCACGATCACCGCGCTCAACAAGGACGAGCGCACCGGCCCCAACCCGGACGAGTTCAACTACGTCCCCTGA
- a CDS encoding SLC13 family permease translates to MTHDLGSLTAIVAFLVAMMVLARACADEGLFEVLGGHIARWSRGSSQRLLAWAVGVAAVVTATLSLDATVVLLTPVLLAASARRSSAYASVRLANSGSTLLPVSNLTNLLVFGSTGLSFLGFAWAMLPVWLVAVAAEYVILRVWFAAELRVPSPAVSDDDELPLFPLAVVVVVLLALAGGTAPWIPATAGAILVGTYALVRRRTTWRDLLAAANLPFAALILLWAFVVSWLGSTSVGSWFDDAMPSGTDLGSLLLIAVLAMIAANVVNNLPATLLLLPAAEVAGPVAVLALLIGVNVGANLTYIGSVANLLWRQAGGRAVSSAREFHLLGVLTTPPLVLLCTVVLWGWTSLIW, encoded by the coding sequence GTGACGCACGACCTCGGCTCCCTGACGGCGATCGTCGCGTTCCTCGTCGCGATGATGGTGCTGGCCCGGGCGTGTGCCGACGAAGGCCTGTTCGAGGTCCTCGGCGGTCACATCGCCCGCTGGTCGCGCGGCTCCAGCCAGCGGCTGCTGGCCTGGGCCGTGGGCGTGGCAGCGGTCGTCACGGCGACGTTGAGCCTCGACGCGACGGTCGTGCTGCTCACGCCGGTGCTGCTCGCCGCGTCCGCGAGACGCTCGTCCGCGTACGCATCGGTCCGTCTCGCCAACTCCGGCTCGACGCTCCTGCCCGTCTCCAACCTGACGAACCTGCTGGTCTTCGGGTCCACCGGGCTGTCGTTCCTGGGTTTCGCCTGGGCCATGCTCCCGGTCTGGCTCGTGGCCGTGGCGGCCGAGTACGTCATCCTGAGGGTCTGGTTCGCCGCGGAGCTGCGGGTCCCGTCACCGGCCGTCAGCGACGACGACGAGCTCCCGCTGTTCCCGCTCGCGGTGGTCGTCGTGGTGCTGCTGGCCCTCGCCGGCGGCACGGCCCCGTGGATCCCCGCGACGGCCGGCGCGATCCTCGTCGGGACGTACGCCCTGGTGCGCCGCCGCACGACGTGGCGCGACCTGCTCGCGGCGGCCAACCTGCCGTTCGCCGCGCTGATCCTGCTCTGGGCGTTCGTCGTGTCCTGGCTCGGCTCCACCAGCGTGGGCAGCTGGTTCGACGACGCGATGCCGTCCGGCACCGACCTCGGCTCGTTGCTGCTCATCGCGGTGCTGGCGATGATCGCCGCCAACGTCGTGAACAACCTGCCGGCCACCCTGCTCCTGCTGCCGGCCGCGGAGGTCGCCGGGCCGGTCGCGGTGCTCGCGCTGCTGATCGGCGTCAACGTCGGCGCGAATCTGACCTACATCGGCTCGGTCGCCAACCTGCTGTGGCGCCAGGCCGGGGGCAGGGCCGTGTCCTCGGCCCGGGAGTTCCACCTGCTTGGAGTCCTCACGACACCACCGCTGGTGCTGCTCTGCACCGTCGTCCTGTGGGGGTGGACGTCCCTCATCTGGTGA
- a CDS encoding NAD+ synthase: MPQLRLALAQANATVGDLAGNADLVVEHCKQAVAQGAHLVVFPEMMLTGYPIEDLAMRASLIKASRATAEELAVRLQDEGCGDLVAVVGFLDQAEGAPEGLGIPKNAPLNSVAVMHGGRIVTRQAKHHLWNYGVGDEIRNFVPGHEINIVQIGGIDVALAICEDLWRDGPSAAAKAAEAALLVVPNGSPYEADKDDVRLELCSRRAREGECVLAYVNLVGGQDELVFDGDSIVVDQDGAVLARSGQFDAELLVVDLDLPAATPTMPGADERFGGLTIKRTIISAEPFAAYEPLPTEHAERMPREQEIYTALVTGLRDYVRKNGFSSVLFGMSGGIDSTLVAAIAVDALGPDKVFGVSNPSAWSTEHSRTDAEEQARRTGLTLQTVPIAPIFDAYQDALHLDGLAEENLQARIRAVIWMGLSNQHGHLVLACGNKSELATGYSTIYGDAVGGYAPIKDVPKTLVWQLARWRNAYAAERGETPPIPEGTITKAPSAELRPGQLDSDSLPPYDQLDAVLDAYVERDLGSADVVAEGFDPALVERVIGLVDRAEYKRRQYPPGPKVSRRNFGRDRRVPITHRWRENL; the protein is encoded by the coding sequence ATGCCCCAGCTGCGTCTCGCCCTCGCCCAAGCCAACGCCACGGTGGGTGACCTCGCCGGCAACGCCGACCTCGTCGTCGAGCACTGCAAGCAGGCCGTCGCCCAGGGCGCCCACCTCGTCGTCTTCCCCGAGATGATGCTGACCGGCTATCCCATCGAGGATCTCGCGATGCGGGCCTCGCTCATCAAGGCGTCGCGGGCGACGGCCGAGGAGCTGGCCGTCCGCCTGCAGGACGAGGGATGTGGCGACCTCGTGGCGGTCGTCGGCTTCCTCGACCAGGCCGAGGGCGCGCCGGAGGGTCTCGGCATCCCCAAGAACGCACCGCTGAACTCGGTCGCGGTGATGCACGGCGGCCGCATCGTCACGCGCCAGGCCAAGCACCACCTGTGGAACTACGGCGTCGGCGACGAGATCCGCAACTTCGTCCCCGGTCACGAGATCAACATCGTCCAGATCGGCGGCATCGACGTCGCGCTGGCGATCTGCGAGGACCTGTGGCGCGACGGTCCCTCCGCCGCCGCGAAGGCCGCCGAGGCCGCCCTCCTCGTCGTCCCGAACGGCTCTCCCTACGAGGCCGACAAGGACGACGTGCGTCTCGAGCTCTGCTCGCGGCGGGCCCGCGAGGGCGAGTGCGTCCTGGCGTACGTGAACCTGGTGGGCGGTCAGGACGAGCTGGTCTTCGACGGCGACTCGATCGTGGTCGACCAGGACGGGGCGGTCCTGGCACGGTCGGGACAGTTCGACGCCGAGCTGCTCGTCGTCGACCTCGACCTGCCCGCGGCGACCCCGACCATGCCGGGCGCCGACGAGCGCTTCGGCGGGCTCACGATCAAGCGGACCATCATCAGCGCCGAGCCCTTCGCGGCGTACGAGCCGCTGCCGACCGAGCACGCCGAGCGGATGCCGCGCGAGCAGGAGATCTACACCGCCCTGGTGACGGGCCTGCGTGACTACGTGCGGAAGAACGGTTTCTCGTCGGTCCTGTTCGGCATGTCCGGCGGCATCGACTCCACCCTGGTCGCCGCGATCGCCGTCGACGCCCTGGGACCCGACAAGGTCTTCGGCGTGTCCAACCCCAGCGCGTGGTCGACCGAGCACTCGCGCACGGACGCCGAGGAGCAGGCGAGGCGCACCGGGCTCACCCTGCAGACCGTCCCGATCGCGCCGATCTTCGACGCGTACCAGGACGCCCTGCACCTGGACGGCCTGGCCGAGGAGAACCTGCAGGCCCGTATCCGCGCGGTGATCTGGATGGGACTGTCCAACCAGCACGGCCACCTCGTCCTGGCGTGCGGCAACAAGTCCGAGCTCGCGACGGGCTACTCCACGATCTACGGCGACGCGGTCGGTGGCTACGCCCCGATCAAGGACGTCCCGAAGACGCTGGTGTGGCAGCTGGCGCGGTGGCGCAACGCGTACGCCGCTGAGCGTGGCGAGACGCCGCCCATCCCCGAGGGGACGATCACCAAGGCGCCGTCGGCCGAGCTGCGTCCCGGCCAGCTGGACTCGGACTCGCTGCCGCCGTACGACCAGCTCGACGCGGTCCTCGACGCGTACGTCGAGCGCGACCTCGGCTCCGCCGACGTCGTCGCAGAGGGCTTCGACCCCGCGCTCGTCGAGCGCGTCATCGGCCTGGTCGACCGCGCGGAGTACAAGCGCCGCCAGTACCCGCCGGGACCCAAGGTGTCGCGCCGCAACTTCGGTCGCGACCGCCGCGTCCCGATCACGCACCGGTGGCGCGAGAACCTCTGA
- a CDS encoding TMEM165/GDT1 family protein — MYAFLLSTAVIFVAELGDKSQLMAMTFATRYRVRDVIIGITVATAIVHLASVGIGAWIGDSFADSQHIISIVAGVAFLLFAAWTWRGDELTEGEAEKARLSKGAAILAVGVAFFLAELGDKTMLATITLATQEGWLGTWIGSTVGMVAADALAIVLGAVLGKHLPDRVIKIGATAAFVIFGVLLILEGAL; from the coding sequence ATGTATGCCTTCCTGCTGAGCACCGCCGTGATCTTCGTGGCGGAGCTCGGTGACAAGAGCCAGCTGATGGCGATGACGTTCGCCACCCGGTACCGGGTCCGCGACGTCATCATCGGCATCACCGTGGCCACCGCGATCGTCCACCTGGCCTCGGTCGGGATCGGCGCGTGGATCGGCGACAGCTTCGCCGACAGCCAGCACATCATCTCGATCGTCGCCGGCGTCGCCTTCCTGCTGTTCGCCGCCTGGACGTGGCGCGGAGACGAGCTGACCGAGGGTGAGGCCGAGAAGGCGCGGCTCAGCAAGGGCGCGGCGATCCTCGCGGTCGGCGTCGCGTTCTTCCTCGCCGAGCTCGGCGACAAGACGATGCTCGCCACGATCACCCTCGCGACGCAGGAGGGCTGGCTCGGCACGTGGATCGGCAGCACGGTCGGCATGGTCGCGGCCGACGCCCTCGCAATCGTCCTCGGCGCGGTGCTCGGCAAGCACCTGCCGGACCGGGTCATCAAGATCGGCGCCACCGCGGCGTTCGTCATCTTCGGCGTGCTCCTGATCCTCGAGGGCGCCCTGTGA
- the panB gene encoding 3-methyl-2-oxobutanoate hydroxymethyltransferase, translating to MADSTPEETAPYGTGPAAAAPTPRKRIRTHTLQQMKQRGEKWTMLTAYDQYTAATFDEAGVEVLLVGDSASNNVYGNETSLPVTVDELIPLVRAVARSAPHALVLADLPFGSYQGSPEQAFHTAVRFMKEANAHAVKLEGGLAMVPQVKLLTDAGIPVCAHIGFTPQAEHNLGGYRIQGRGDGAARMVEEAKALEAAGAFAIVMEMVPSPVAAEVTKALRIPTVGIGAGVDCDAQVLVWQDMLGLNSGRTPRFVKKYADLHAVMLEATQAYVSDVKGGAFPDDEHSFAE from the coding sequence ATGGCCGACTCCACCCCTGAAGAGACCGCGCCGTACGGCACCGGACCCGCCGCGGCTGCCCCGACCCCCCGCAAGCGCATCCGCACCCACACGCTGCAGCAGATGAAGCAGCGCGGCGAGAAGTGGACGATGCTGACGGCGTACGACCAGTACACCGCGGCGACGTTCGACGAGGCCGGTGTCGAGGTGCTGCTGGTCGGCGACTCGGCGTCCAACAACGTCTACGGCAACGAGACCTCGCTGCCGGTGACGGTCGACGAGCTGATCCCGCTGGTGCGCGCCGTCGCCCGCTCCGCCCCGCACGCGCTCGTGCTGGCCGACCTGCCGTTCGGCTCGTACCAGGGCTCGCCCGAGCAGGCCTTCCACACGGCGGTCCGCTTCATGAAGGAGGCGAACGCGCACGCGGTCAAGCTCGAGGGCGGCCTCGCGATGGTGCCGCAGGTCAAGCTGCTGACCGACGCCGGCATCCCCGTGTGCGCCCACATCGGCTTCACCCCGCAGGCCGAGCACAACCTCGGCGGCTACCGGATCCAGGGTCGCGGCGACGGTGCCGCGCGCATGGTCGAGGAGGCCAAGGCGCTCGAAGCCGCCGGGGCGTTCGCGATCGTCATGGAGATGGTGCCCTCCCCCGTCGCCGCGGAGGTCACCAAGGCGTTGCGCATCCCCACGGTCGGCATCGGCGCCGGCGTGGACTGCGACGCGCAGGTGCTCGTGTGGCAGGACATGCTGGGCCTCAACTCCGGCAGGACGCCGCGGTTCGTCAAGAAGTACGCGGACCTGCACGCCGTCATGCTCGAGGCCACCCAGGCGTACGTCTCGGACGTCAAGGGCGGCGCGTTCCCCGACGACGAGCACAGCTTCGCCGAGTAG
- the glnA gene encoding type I glutamate--ammonia ligase codes for MGKQEDFVLRALEERDVRFVRLWFTDVLGSLKSVAIAPAELEGAFAEGIGFDGSAIEGFARVHEADMLAMPDPSTFQILPWRGETPATARMFCDILMPDGTPSYADPRHVLKRALQKAAEAGFTFYTHPEIEFFLFKGKPDVGDRPVPVDDSGYFDHTAQGGGQDFRREVITMLENMGISVEFSHHEGGPGQQEIDLRYADALSTADNIMTFRTVVREVALSQGKWASFMPKPFTEHPGSGMHTHVSLFEGDENAFYEAGAEYQLSQTGRAFIAGVLHHTPEITAVTNQWVNSYKRLAGGGEAPNYVCWGHNNRSALIRVPMYKPHKGNSARVENRAIDSACNPYLAFALILAAGLKGIEEKYELPPEAEDDVWSLSENERRAMGIAPLPRNLDEAIRTMETSELVAETLGEHVFDFFLRNKRAEWQDYRSQVTQFEIDRLMPMV; via the coding sequence ATGGGAAAACAGGAAGACTTCGTCCTGCGTGCGCTCGAGGAGCGCGACGTCCGATTCGTGCGTCTGTGGTTCACCGACGTCCTGGGATCCCTGAAGTCGGTCGCGATCGCGCCGGCCGAGCTCGAGGGCGCGTTCGCCGAGGGCATCGGCTTCGACGGCTCGGCGATCGAGGGCTTCGCGCGCGTGCATGAGGCCGACATGCTCGCGATGCCGGACCCGTCGACGTTCCAGATCCTGCCGTGGCGCGGCGAGACGCCCGCGACGGCCCGCATGTTCTGCGACATCCTGATGCCCGACGGCACGCCGTCGTACGCCGATCCGCGCCACGTGCTGAAGCGTGCGCTGCAGAAGGCGGCCGAGGCCGGGTTCACGTTCTACACGCACCCCGAGATCGAGTTCTTCCTGTTCAAGGGCAAGCCCGACGTGGGTGATCGTCCGGTGCCCGTCGACGACAGCGGCTACTTCGACCACACCGCCCAGGGCGGCGGCCAGGACTTCCGCCGTGAGGTCATCACGATGCTCGAGAACATGGGCATCTCGGTCGAGTTCAGCCACCACGAGGGCGGCCCGGGCCAGCAGGAGATCGACCTGCGCTACGCCGACGCGCTGTCGACGGCCGACAACATCATGACGTTCCGCACGGTCGTGCGGGAGGTCGCGCTCAGCCAGGGCAAGTGGGCCTCGTTCATGCCGAAGCCGTTCACCGAGCACCCCGGCTCGGGCATGCACACGCACGTGTCGCTGTTCGAGGGCGACGAGAACGCGTTCTACGAGGCAGGTGCGGAGTACCAGCTGTCGCAGACCGGTCGCGCGTTCATCGCGGGCGTGCTGCACCACACCCCCGAGATCACGGCCGTCACGAACCAGTGGGTCAACTCCTACAAGCGTCTCGCCGGCGGGGGAGAGGCCCCCAACTACGTGTGCTGGGGCCACAACAACCGTTCGGCGCTCATCCGCGTGCCGATGTACAAGCCGCACAAGGGCAACTCCGCACGGGTCGAGAACCGGGCGATCGACTCGGCCTGCAACCCGTACCTGGCCTTCGCGCTGATCCTGGCGGCCGGGCTCAAGGGCATCGAGGAGAAGTACGAGCTGCCGCCCGAGGCCGAGGACGACGTCTGGTCGCTGTCGGAGAACGAGCGCCGCGCGATGGGCATCGCGCCGCTCCCGCGCAACCTCGACGAGGCGATCCGCACGATGGAGACCAGCGAGCTGGTCGCCGAGACGCTCGGCGAGCACGTCTTCGACTTCTTCCTGCGCAACAAGCGTGCGGAGTGGCAGGACTACCGCTCGCAGGTCACCCAGTTCGAGATCGACCGCCTCATGCCGATGGTCTGA
- the map gene encoding type I methionyl aminopeptidase, whose protein sequence is MSVLTAGRLSARRPVPDAIERPEYVGQIAPLPYKGPLVRDAATIEAMRVAGRIAAQALDAVEAAIAPGVTTDELDRVGHEFIVGHGAYPSTLGYRDYPKSLCSSVNEVICHGIPDDRPLEDGDIVNIDITAYIGGVHGDTNKTYLVGDVDQESRLLVERTQEATMRAIRAVKPGREINVIGRVIETYAKRFGYGVVRDFTGHGVGPAFHDGLVIPHYDDPTYDTVIQPGMTFTIEPMLTLGSIEWDLWDDGWTASTQDKSRTAQFEHTLLVTSNGAEILTLP, encoded by the coding sequence GTGAGTGTCCTGACCGCCGGCCGACTGTCCGCCCGCCGCCCCGTCCCCGACGCGATCGAGCGTCCCGAGTACGTCGGACAGATCGCGCCGCTGCCGTACAAGGGCCCGCTGGTCCGTGACGCCGCGACCATCGAGGCGATGCGCGTCGCCGGACGGATCGCCGCGCAGGCACTGGACGCGGTCGAGGCCGCCATCGCCCCCGGGGTGACGACCGACGAGCTGGACCGCGTCGGGCACGAGTTCATCGTGGGACACGGCGCCTACCCGTCGACCCTCGGCTACCGCGACTACCCGAAGTCGCTGTGCAGCAGCGTCAACGAGGTCATCTGCCACGGCATCCCGGACGACCGCCCCCTCGAGGACGGCGACATCGTCAACATCGACATCACCGCGTACATCGGCGGGGTGCACGGCGACACCAACAAGACGTACCTCGTCGGCGACGTCGACCAGGAGTCACGACTGCTGGTCGAGCGCACGCAGGAGGCCACGATGCGGGCCATCCGGGCGGTCAAGCCCGGTCGCGAGATCAACGTGATCGGACGCGTCATCGAGACGTACGCCAAGCGGTTCGGCTACGGCGTCGTCCGTGACTTCACCGGGCACGGCGTGGGTCCCGCCTTCCATGACGGTCTCGTCATCCCGCACTACGACGACCCGACGTACGACACGGTCATCCAGCCCGGGATGACGTTCACGATCGAGCCGATGCTGACGCTCGGGTCGATCGAGTGGGACCTGTGGGACGACGGCTGGACCGCCAGCACGCAGGACAAGTCCCGGACCGCGCAGTTCGAGCACACCCTCCTGGTGACGTCGAACGGCGCCGAGATCCTGACTCTGCCCTGA
- a CDS encoding RNA polymerase sigma factor: MARAARHRQAGPGLTDSAAAARRRVEAVWRIESARIVATLTRVVGDFGLAEDLAQEALVDALAQWPRDGVPPNPGAWLTTVAKRKAIDRRRRLARLDDRHAAIARALAEEQRLAATEHEPPWDPGTVDDDVLRLVFVACHPILPRESQIALTLRVVGGLTTDEIARAFMVPVSTVQQRVVRAKRTIAAASVPFEVPPREELGGRLASVLQVVYLIFNEGYAATSGTSWMRTDLAGEALRLARTVSALVPDEPDAHALLALLELQASRFAARIDADGEPILLADQDRSRWDHGQIQRGRAALARADAIGRGRGAYALQAAIAECHAVAPSTDETDWDRIVRLYEALADVAPSPVADLNRAVAVAMAGGPAAGLAAVDELAATGALSGSALLPGVRGELLARLGRRDEAREELLTAAALTRNERERAVLLRKAERT, translated from the coding sequence GTGGCGCGAGCAGCTCGGCACCGACAGGCCGGTCCAGGGCTGACCGACTCGGCAGCCGCCGCCCGCCGCCGGGTCGAGGCGGTCTGGCGCATCGAGTCCGCCCGCATCGTCGCCACCCTGACGCGCGTGGTCGGGGACTTCGGGCTCGCGGAGGACCTGGCGCAGGAGGCACTCGTCGACGCGCTCGCGCAGTGGCCGCGCGACGGCGTCCCGCCCAACCCCGGGGCATGGCTGACCACCGTCGCCAAGCGCAAGGCCATCGACCGCCGGCGACGACTCGCCCGTCTCGACGACCGTCACGCCGCCATCGCCCGCGCCCTGGCCGAGGAGCAACGTCTCGCCGCGACCGAGCACGAGCCGCCGTGGGACCCCGGGACGGTGGACGACGACGTGCTGCGCCTGGTCTTCGTCGCGTGCCACCCGATCCTGCCCCGCGAGTCCCAGATAGCGCTCACCCTCCGTGTCGTCGGTGGCCTGACCACCGACGAGATCGCACGGGCGTTCATGGTGCCGGTCAGCACCGTCCAGCAACGGGTCGTGCGCGCCAAGCGGACGATCGCCGCGGCCTCGGTGCCGTTCGAGGTGCCGCCGCGGGAGGAGCTGGGCGGTCGCCTCGCGTCGGTCCTCCAGGTGGTCTACCTGATCTTCAACGAGGGGTACGCCGCGACGTCCGGCACCAGCTGGATGCGCACGGACCTCGCCGGGGAGGCGCTCCGGCTCGCCCGCACCGTCAGCGCCCTCGTCCCGGACGAGCCCGACGCCCACGCCCTCCTGGCTCTGCTCGAGCTGCAGGCGTCCCGGTTCGCCGCACGAATCGACGCGGACGGTGAGCCGATCCTGCTGGCCGACCAGGACCGGTCGCGCTGGGACCACGGCCAGATCCAGCGAGGACGTGCCGCGCTGGCCCGCGCGGACGCGATCGGACGCGGGCGGGGTGCGTACGCCCTGCAGGCGGCGATCGCCGAGTGCCACGCCGTCGCCCCCTCCACCGACGAGACGGACTGGGACCGGATCGTCAGGCTCTACGAGGCCCTGGCCGACGTCGCCCCGTCACCCGTCGCCGACCTCAACCGCGCGGTCGCGGTCGCGATGGCCGGCGGACCCGCGGCGGGGCTCGCGGCCGTGGACGAGCTCGCCGCGACCGGGGCGTTGAGCGGCTCCGCGCTCCTGCCGGGCGTGCGCGGGGAGCTGCTGGCCCGCCTCGGTCGGCGCGACGAGGCACGCGAGGAGCTCCTCACCGCGGCAGCGCTCACCCGCAACGAGCGGGAGCGGGCCGTGCTGCTGCGGAAGGCCGAGCGGACCTGA